In a single window of the Thiohalophilus sp. genome:
- a CDS encoding c-type cytochrome, giving the protein MKYSTLVSFLSVVLFVPAFASTAQAAGDAKAGEAKVAACVACHGEKGNSAVANFPKLAGQHAGYVAKQLADFKRGETRSDPLMAGQVAGLSEQDMADIGAYYAKQSPSMGQADEELAAFGEKLYRGGNPEKGLTACIACHGPTGAGNPAANFPLLSGQHTDYLVKALKDFRDGKRTNDMNGMMRDIARKMNDREIKAVSSYISGLH; this is encoded by the coding sequence ATGAAGTATTCAACGTTAGTCAGTTTTCTCTCGGTAGTCCTGTTTGTACCGGCGTTTGCCTCCACGGCCCAGGCGGCCGGCGATGCCAAAGCCGGTGAAGCCAAGGTCGCAGCCTGTGTCGCCTGCCACGGCGAAAAAGGTAACAGTGCGGTTGCCAATTTTCCCAAGCTGGCGGGTCAGCATGCCGGCTATGTTGCCAAGCAGCTGGCGGATTTCAAACGGGGTGAGACCCGTTCCGATCCGCTGATGGCCGGTCAGGTTGCCGGTTTGAGCGAGCAGGACATGGCGGACATTGGCGCCTACTATGCCAAACAGTCTCCCAGCATGGGTCAGGCCGATGAAGAACTGGCGGCGTTTGGTGAGAAACTCTACCGGGGCGGTAATCCTGAAAAGGGCCTGACGGCCTGTATCGCCTGCCATGGTCCGACCGGGGCCGGGAATCCGGCAGCGAATTTCCCGCTGTTGAGCGGCCAGCATACCGATTATCTGGTCAAGGCCCTCAAGGATTTTCGTGACGGCAAGCGGACCAACGATATGAATGGCATGATGCGGGATATCGCCCGCAAGATGAACGATCGGGAAATCAAGGCGGTTTCGTCTTATATTTCCGGTTTGCACTGA
- a CDS encoding c-type cytochrome: MKKAITGTVVSLAMLGLASVASAAEGQQTYQQACFACHGTGAAGAPKLEKSAWADRLSKGKETLYNHALNGFNAMPAKGGRADLSDADVKAAVDYMLSEVQ; the protein is encoded by the coding sequence ATGAAAAAAGCAATCACCGGTACTGTCGTATCTCTGGCCATGCTGGGTCTGGCTTCCGTTGCCTCGGCGGCTGAAGGTCAACAAACCTATCAGCAGGCCTGCTTCGCCTGTCATGGCACCGGCGCCGCCGGCGCACCGAAGCTGGAAAAGAGCGCCTGGGCGGATCGTCTGTCCAAGGGGAAAGAGACCCTGTATAACCATGCTCTTAATGGTTTCAATGCCATGCCGGCCAAGGGCGGCCGCGCGGATCTGAGCGATGCGGACGTCAAGGCCGCGGTCGATTACATGCTCTCCGAGGTCCAGTAA
- the yihA gene encoding ribosome biogenesis GTP-binding protein YihA/YsxC, whose translation MSTRFDQLRRPYAAIHFLLSVPRPQQAPADTGVEVAFAGRSNAGKSSALNALTGRKALARTSKTPGRTQHLVFFALDERRRLVDLPGYGFARVPEAVQREWGEAMAVYLQQRQSLAGLILLMDIRHPLTDYDWQMLEFCRHADLPAHILLTKADKLKRGPAQNTLLAVRKQLADYPQASAQLFSATKKQGLEEALNVVNRWLDLEPDQGQQKKTPE comes from the coding sequence GTGAGTACCCGATTCGACCAGTTACGCCGACCCTACGCCGCCATCCACTTCCTGCTCAGCGTGCCCCGGCCGCAGCAGGCGCCGGCGGATACAGGCGTCGAAGTCGCCTTCGCGGGGCGCTCGAACGCCGGCAAATCCAGCGCGCTCAATGCTCTGACCGGGCGCAAGGCCCTGGCCCGCACCAGCAAGACGCCCGGGCGCACCCAGCACCTGGTCTTCTTCGCCCTGGACGAGCGGCGCCGGCTGGTGGATCTGCCCGGCTACGGTTTTGCCCGGGTGCCCGAGGCCGTGCAGCGCGAGTGGGGCGAGGCCATGGCGGTCTATCTGCAGCAACGCCAGTCCCTGGCCGGCCTGATCCTGCTGATGGATATTCGTCACCCGCTGACCGACTACGACTGGCAAATGCTCGAATTCTGCCGCCACGCCGACCTGCCGGCCCACATCCTGTTGACCAAGGCCGACAAGCTCAAGCGGGGGCCGGCACAAAACACCCTGCTGGCGGTGCGCAAACAGCTGGCCGATTATCCCCAGGCCAGCGCACAACTGTTCTCCGCCACCAAAAAACAGGGGCTCGAGGAGGCATTAAACGTGGTCAACCGCTGGCTCGACCTTGAGCCGGATCAAGGGCAGCAAAAAAAAACCCCGGAATAG